The genomic region CAGGCTGGACAACGCTTGCGGCAGGATATCGATTTCGGACCGGTCGCCAGCATCAGAGGAACGGTGCGGGGCGTACGGAAAGGCGAACAAGCACATGTTGCCGTGCTCCCGGGGAAGGTCGAAATCGAGAAGCCGACGCTTGAGGATGTTCAGGCCTTCGCCGCGTTGGTTTCCGGCTACACACCAGTTTCCCCGGAGGGGACATTCGTGGTCGAGAACCTGGAACGCGGCACCTACACCGTCGTTGGCGTGGCGATTGCCGGCACCCCCGAAACCGAATATGAGGCCTTCATGAACGCCCGTTACGTGAGCCAGGTCATCGAAGTTGACCCCGATAGCTCCATCGAGATCACGCTCGATCTGTAATCGCGTGCACGCGTATGTTCTTCGCGGCCTGAAGAGGCTGTTTTCCCCTCGTTTGTGTGTTCAGAGCACAGTGGAACCAGAAGATGGCATCACATGGAGCCTCAGAGAACCCCGAGAAGAAAGACGATGGAGCCTGCGAGTCTTGGTGGAAAAGCATCTTTCTTTCCATGCCTCTGCAGCCCCGCGTGAGATGGCATTTCAAGGCGGATTCCGCCGGGCCCGGCCGCGGCCGGAGAATCGTGATCGGTGAGCGTGTTGTAGGGGTTCCTAGGACATGTCGTTTGGGACATGCTTGCACAAAATCATAGGGGTTCCCCCCTACTTTGCCGCGTCGAAATGTCTGTTCGCCCCCTGAACACGTTGTGGCAGAGAGCGTGGCCGCATGTTTTCCGAGAAATTCCCATGGTTCCTGCGCTTTTCCAACATATGGGGCCTTGTATTATTTCTGCATATGTGATACTATAGAAACTTCAAGAGGGTTGCGGTACTGCGTCTCTTGAGGTTCCATCGCACCGAGAGGGAGATGCGCCATGTGGGCGTACACGGTTCGACTATCGCCGGACGCGGCGAAAGTGTGGGAGATGAACCCCACCAAGCGGAATGGCACATCCTGGAGAAACTGTCAGCTGGCTTCGGCGTCGCTTCGAGCTCAGGTCTACGGGTGCCATACGTTCTTCATTGTTTCCCCTGAAGGCGACTTGCTCGCCCAGGGCGACACCGGCTATGTCGCGGATAAGAAGCCCCGAGCATGAGATCCGGACGCGGTCACGGCTCAAGCGCCTTTGAGTTCGCGTGAGTTCGGCAAAACGGCATGGCGCAGTCGCAAGGAGTGTGGATGCAGTTTCGCGTTACCTACGCCAAAGAAGCCCCGCCCGTCATTTCTTCTCTTCCCGTGGGAAATGCCCTACCGATGCTCTGTCACCCCGCCGCCTCCGCGCGTGCATTTTTCGAGTTTACAACATTCCTTGATGCAACGGCTTCTTGAAGGATTTGTGGCCCTTCTCTACACGTATCTCCGGGAACGGGACATTCATGCGGGCAGACGACAAGTCCGCGGCGTCTAGTACTCTTCAGAGTATTCGTCGTCCCAATCGTGCTCGCGCCGGGAACGCCGCTCGAAGCCTTTCTTGGGTTTTTCTGCTTCGTTGTCTCTTTCGTGCAGGTCCAAACGGTCCTTGCTCTTGGATTTGCGGCGGCGTTGCCGTCGCTGCAGCGATTCGTCATCCCAGCCATACTCATCCGAGAAATCGTCCGCGGGGATCATGTGCCCATCTCCTTTCCCCAGAACCACGAACTCATATTAATTGTACTTGACAAGCAGCGCAAATCAACTATTCGTCCCATGTTTGAACCGTATTCCCAGAAACCGGTACACGAGTCTTGCAATCGTAAACTGCGGATACAGGATTCCTTTAATAGGTGCGAGTTCCGTTACATCCATACCGACTACTTCGCGCGCGGAACACAATCTGTGAAACAAACCCTCCACATGCGCCCAGTTCAATCCGCCCGGCTCAGGGGTCCCCGTCGCGGGGATGACCGCAGGGTCGAATACGTCGCAGTCCAAGGTGATGTATACGCGTTCGCGGCACGCCCCTATCACCCGTTTCATCCAGGAATCTTCCCCGGACGGGGGTGCGAGGATTTGATGGGCATAAACGACCGGCGTGCCTAGAGCGTCAGTCTTTTGGCGTTCTTCGATTGCCTGGCTGCGGATTCCTGCCTGGACGAGATGCTTGTGGAAATCCAGCACGCGCGCCATCGCGCAGGCGTGATTCCAGCGTGAACCCTCGTATTCGTCGCGGAGATCACTGTGGGCATCAAGCTGGAGGACGGTCAGGCCGCCGTAAGCCTCGCAGTGCGCCTGGATGGCGCCTATCGTTGAAGTATGTTCACCACCAAACGTTACGACGAACTTACCCTGGCGAATCCAGTATTCGGTTTCGTTCTTAAGAGTGCGCGCGAACTGTCTGCCGTCCTTTTGGCCGGGTTTCATCGGAGCGAGCGTGGCGATACCCCCGAGGGACGCGACGGGTTCCCTGTCCAATGCCGCGTCAAACAACTCCACCTGATGCGATGCCTCGATAATCGCTTGGGGCCCTTTGGCTGAGCCTGTTCCGTAAGAGGAGGTGCGCTCGAAGGGTGCTTGCTGGACAACCACGGAAGCCGTCCGGATATCCGACTGGCTCCGGTCCAACGCAAGATAATTCTTTGAGGTAGGCAGTGCGTGCCGCATGGCTGCTAATCTGAATGGCGGTCCAATTCCTCAAACACAGCTTTCATGAGCAGCGGCCAGACCAGCGTGGCGTCGGCGGCGACTTCCGCATACTTACCGCCGTCCTCGGGCGCCGCGAATTTGCCCCAGCTCACGCCCTCCGAATACGTGCATCCTGAGAGGCCGCCCCAGTGTACCGGCTCGGGGCAAATGCGCACACCGTATTGAAACCGCGCCTCGGGGAGCCTGATTCCCAGCCGGGCGGCCGTGATGTCATAGAACGGGGCAACCTGCTGGGCCCAATTTCGAGGCACGCCGCCGCCAATGGTAAAGATTCCCAGTCGTTTGGCGCGGCCCACGAAACGGGCATACGCCTGAAGGTCCACAAACGGATTGAAGGGAGGCACGGCTGTGAAAACCGCTTGCGGATCGACGGTCGAACCTTCTTCGATCCCCAGTTTGTTCATAACGGCCTTCATGGCCCAGGTGGCGAAATCTAGCCCCAGTTCGCTGTCGGTAAATGCAGGGATAAAGACAGGGACATTGCGTTTGTAGGCGCTGCGCAGAATGCCGGGGCCTTCGTCATTTTGGTCGAGGCGCCGGCCTATTGCGTGACAGAAGGACGCGGAGGACCACACCCCGTCGGGCGGGTCCTCCGTCGTCAGTACGTCAGCCACCAACTCGGCTACCGAGTTGAGGTTCGTCTCCATTTCCAACGTGTCGTAAATGCGGTTATATCCTTTTTCGAACAACTCCCTGTCGTTCGTGTCCGGGTTCACCGCATAGTGTGTCAGGCCTATGGATTCAGTGAGACCATGCGCCATGAGCGCTCCCGTTGCCACGATCACGTCGACCAAACCGCGGTCCAGCATTTCACACACGATGGACCCCTGTTTAGCGACGGTCATGGCCCCGGAGAGGGTCAGGACGAGGCGGCACTCTTCATCCCGGGCCATTGTCAGAAGGGTATCGAAGGCGAGACCGAGCTGCCGGCCTCCGAACGCCGTTCTGCCCATGCCCCGTGCGAGATCCGCGAACGACTCGACCGAGTCCAAGCGCAGGCTCTCGAGCGGGGTTAAACCGTCTTTTCTTCCGTCATGCAGTTCTCGTGAGGACACCAATTCCCTCTCGTTCCAAAGACGGTAGCACGGTGCCTTCTTCGGCGTCTTCGTTCACCGCGAACCTCCCCGCCTCGCGCACCTGGACATCGCCCAGGTTGAGTTCTTCCTGGAGATAGAAGAACACATCGCGGGGGTTGGTCTTTCCGCAGGTGAACACATCCATGGCAATCAATCCCAAATCCGCATAGGAATGGGCAGAGCAATGACTCTCATCGAGCATTACTACTGCGGCGAATCCGGGGGGGGAGTCCTGGCCAAACTTGTACCGGACTTGTGAGATTACGGTCGCGCCGGCGCGTTCCGCGGCGCGTGCCATGGCATTCAGGACCAGCTTGTCGTTGAGGCACACTTCACGTGCAACATTCCGGCAATCGATCAGTAGATGTCTTCCCTTATACAACTCATAAACCCTCCTTGTCGCATGTAGATGCGTCGTGCCGCCTTACGCACTACTCCTTGCTCAAGGGAGGC from Candidatus Hydrogenedentota bacterium harbors:
- the speB gene encoding agmatinase, producing the protein MRHALPTSKNYLALDRSQSDIRTASVVVQQAPFERTSSYGTGSAKGPQAIIEASHQVELFDAALDREPVASLGGIATLAPMKPGQKDGRQFARTLKNETEYWIRQGKFVVTFGGEHTSTIGAIQAHCEAYGGLTVLQLDAHSDLRDEYEGSRWNHACAMARVLDFHKHLVQAGIRSQAIEERQKTDALGTPVVYAHQILAPPSGEDSWMKRVIGACRERVYITLDCDVFDPAVIPATGTPEPGGLNWAHVEGLFHRLCSAREVVGMDVTELAPIKGILYPQFTIARLVYRFLGIRFKHGTNS
- a CDS encoding deoxyhypusine synthase family protein translates to MSSRELHDGRKDGLTPLESLRLDSVESFADLARGMGRTAFGGRQLGLAFDTLLTMARDEECRLVLTLSGAMTVAKQGSIVCEMLDRGLVDVIVATGALMAHGLTESIGLTHYAVNPDTNDRELFEKGYNRIYDTLEMETNLNSVAELVADVLTTEDPPDGVWSSASFCHAIGRRLDQNDEGPGILRSAYKRNVPVFIPAFTDSELGLDFATWAMKAVMNKLGIEEGSTVDPQAVFTAVPPFNPFVDLQAYARFVGRAKRLGIFTIGGGVPRNWAQQVAPFYDITAARLGIRLPEARFQYGVRICPEPVHWGGLSGCTYSEGVSWGKFAAPEDGGKYAEVAADATLVWPLLMKAVFEELDRHSD
- the speD gene encoding adenosylmethionine decarboxylase, which gives rise to MYKGRHLLIDCRNVAREVCLNDKLVLNAMARAAERAGATVISQVRYKFGQDSPPGFAAVVMLDESHCSAHSYADLGLIAMDVFTCGKTNPRDVFFYLQEELNLGDVQVREAGRFAVNEDAEEGTVLPSLEREGIGVLTRTA